Proteins encoded within one genomic window of Actinomycetes bacterium:
- a CDS encoding signal peptidase I — protein sequence MTRGARARRWAFRLAFALSVVGLIAAFGTPLWFRLHGQKLFIITSGSMEPNILPGDAVVIQPIGSDELRVGQMVTFRNTVPVKGPTGQVTTYTTHRIVAIKQVNVQDPTTGQFIKDGTGGNVGRWFIQTKGDNNRDPDPNLTPVQEILGQVVQVLPRWGYFFHFAQSRQGLLLLFTPPLLLILGAEVLSWGRAAKRSKQATEAKEALPHRPHKPRLPIPAPRDPVGAPPTATTTPESVRDAVHTSA from the coding sequence CGGCTCGCGTTCGCGCTCTCCGTCGTCGGCCTGATCGCGGCGTTCGGCACGCCGCTGTGGTTCCGGCTGCACGGCCAGAAGCTCTTCATCATCACCAGCGGCAGCATGGAGCCGAACATCCTCCCCGGTGACGCGGTGGTGATCCAGCCGATCGGCAGTGACGAGCTGCGGGTCGGCCAGATGGTCACCTTCCGCAACACGGTGCCCGTCAAGGGGCCCACCGGGCAGGTAACGACGTACACGACCCACCGCATCGTCGCGATCAAGCAAGTCAACGTGCAGGACCCGACCACCGGGCAGTTCATCAAGGACGGGACCGGCGGCAACGTCGGTCGCTGGTTCATCCAGACCAAGGGCGACAACAACCGAGACCCTGACCCGAACCTGACGCCGGTCCAGGAGATCCTCGGCCAGGTGGTCCAGGTGCTCCCGCGCTGGGGCTACTTCTTCCACTTCGCGCAGTCCCGCCAGGGCCTGCTCCTGCTGTTCACTCCACCGCTGCTGCTCATCCTCGGCGCCGAGGTGCTGTCCTGGGGTCGGGCGGCCAAGCGCAGCAAGCAGGCCACCGAGGCCAAGGAGGCACTGCCGCACCGCCCGCACAAGCCACGCCTGCCGATACCCGCGCCGCGCGACCCGGTGGGGGCACCCCCGACGGCCACGACCACGCCAGAGAGCGTCCGCGATGCGGTCCACACCTCTGCGTGA
- a CDS encoding LamG-like jellyroll fold domain-containing protein, with the protein MRSTPLRDARARLAAALIMAVASVLLTLGVPGLQVGRSGANLSDTQTASAGSLVTRAACTTPSSYAASVTALNPTFYWRFSEASGATTVADASGHGNAGTVVTSSPAAGVAAPLTLGAATSGLVRCDGTGLTSPSIPGTSSSGSSVVWPSPQPNSNTFSITAWVRTTSTAGGRIIGQGSSTWAKDKHYDRQIFLDNAGHAVFAIYPGRFYYLRSSMAVNDGKPHFLAATLGPAGAALYVDGVRDQFDPSQHTAENYTGNETTTPTSTTNTPDGSGYWRVGWDNLTGWTTTGQPQPTDFGLNGGIDEAALFAGQQLTDAQIAGLWAANHW; encoded by the coding sequence ATGCGGTCCACACCTCTGCGTGACGCTCGCGCCCGACTGGCGGCGGCCCTGATCATGGCCGTCGCCTCCGTGCTGCTCACCCTCGGCGTCCCCGGGCTCCAGGTCGGGCGCTCCGGCGCCAACCTGAGCGACACCCAGACCGCGAGCGCCGGAAGCCTGGTCACCCGGGCGGCCTGCACGACGCCCAGCTCCTATGCGGCCTCCGTCACGGCGCTCAACCCGACGTTCTACTGGCGCTTCTCCGAGGCTTCCGGCGCCACCACGGTCGCCGACGCCTCCGGCCACGGCAACGCCGGGACGGTGGTCACCAGCTCGCCCGCGGCCGGGGTGGCCGCGCCGCTCACCCTGGGAGCCGCGACAAGCGGCCTGGTGCGGTGCGACGGCACCGGGCTGACCTCGCCGAGCATCCCCGGGACGTCGAGCAGCGGCAGCTCCGTCGTCTGGCCTAGCCCTCAGCCCAACTCGAACACCTTCTCGATCACGGCCTGGGTGCGGACCACCTCGACCGCCGGCGGCCGGATCATCGGCCAGGGCAGCTCGACCTGGGCCAAGGACAAGCACTACGACCGGCAGATCTTCCTGGACAACGCCGGGCACGCCGTGTTCGCGATCTACCCCGGCCGCTTCTACTACCTGCGCTCGTCGATGGCGGTCAACGACGGCAAGCCGCACTTCCTGGCCGCGACCCTCGGTCCGGCGGGGGCCGCCCTGTATGTGGACGGAGTCCGGGACCAGTTCGACCCCAGCCAGCACACCGCCGAGAACTACACGGGCAACGAGACGACCACCCCGACCTCGACGACGAACACTCCGGACGGCTCGGGCTATTGGCGGGTCGGCTGGGACAACCTCACGGGCTGGACGACGACGGGGCAGCCGCAGCCGACCGACTTCGGCCTCAACGGCGGCATCGACGAGGCCGCCCTGTTCGCCGGACAGCAGCTCACCGACGCCCAGATCGCCGGCCTGTGGGCCGCCAATCACTGGTAG
- a CDS encoding IclR family transcriptional regulator: MTDQPHDQTLIQSVSRALRLLEAVAELDHVGASAKRLARATGLALPTTYHLLRTLEHEGYLHRGEDGAFHLGPRVELLTEHGRAAGVAARVRRILEGLREETHAAVYLAMYDEGEILVADVADGVATPRIDLWVGLHEAAHATALGKSILANLDPPTRADYLARHRLEPLTRRTVVSLPRLQEELAGSGRVALDHEEYTNGVMCLACPVRIPGSDLAPPLVGALGVAVLVPTGDTTNRRKVPPTDAATLGSALEVGAARVSRALALADSG, translated from the coding sequence ATGACCGACCAGCCGCACGACCAGACGCTCATCCAGTCGGTGAGCCGGGCCCTTCGGCTGCTCGAGGCGGTGGCCGAGCTCGACCACGTCGGTGCGTCGGCCAAGCGGCTGGCCAGGGCCACCGGGCTGGCGCTACCGACGACCTACCACCTGCTGCGGACCCTGGAGCACGAGGGCTACCTGCACCGGGGCGAGGACGGCGCGTTCCACCTGGGGCCGCGGGTCGAGCTGCTCACCGAGCACGGGCGGGCCGCCGGGGTGGCCGCCCGGGTCCGGCGCATCCTCGAGGGGTTGCGCGAGGAGACGCACGCCGCCGTGTACCTGGCCATGTACGACGAGGGCGAGATCCTGGTGGCCGACGTCGCCGACGGCGTGGCCACGCCACGGATCGACCTGTGGGTCGGCCTGCACGAGGCTGCGCACGCCACCGCGCTCGGCAAGAGCATCCTGGCCAACCTCGACCCGCCGACGCGGGCCGACTACCTCGCCCGGCACCGGCTGGAGCCGCTCACCCGGCGCACCGTGGTCAGCCTGCCCCGGCTGCAGGAGGAGCTGGCGGGCAGCGGGCGGGTCGCCCTGGACCACGAGGAGTACACCAACGGGGTCATGTGCCTGGCCTGCCCGGTCCGCATCCCCGGCTCCGACCTCGCGCCGCCGCTCGTCGGCGCGCTGGGCGTCGCCGTCCTGGTCCCGACCGGCGACACGACCAACCGGCGCAAGGTGCCCCCCACCGACGCCGCCACCCTCGGCTCGGCGCTGGAGGTCGGCGCTGCGCGGGTCTCCCGGGCGCTCGCGCTCGCCGACAGTGGCTAA